From one Mytilus galloprovincialis chromosome 13, xbMytGall1.hap1.1, whole genome shotgun sequence genomic stretch:
- the LOC143056715 gene encoding complement C1q-like protein 4, with amino-acid sequence MKVQFLIFFLVAVRCQATESVLDLFPEFKQAIGGLQTRIDGLQTRIDGLVRENKVLKAEVDRLGSGNVAFSSYMTEASANSQSASLTTGSTIKFDRTETNYGNGYSRSTGKFTAPSTGVYGFSWTFCVDSRTSDGGEWKYGEYGTQLMKGSSVIGLLHADTETKGDDACSTGFVIKYVSKGTEVYLRNIYGHTGKILSKMNQTRTTFSGWKLYQ; translated from the exons ATGAAggttcaatttttaatattttttcttgtaGCTGTTAGATGTCAGGCGACAGAATCTGTCCTCGATTTGTTTCCAGAATTCAAACAAGCAATTGGTGGCCTTCAAACGAGAATTGATGGCCTTCAAACGAGAATTGATGGCCTGGTAAGAGAGAATAAAGTATTGAAAGCAGAGGTTGATAGACTTG GGAGTGGCAACGTTGCATTTTCATCTTACATGACCGAAGCCAGTGCAAATTCACAAAGTGCATCTTTGACAACCGGATCCACCATTAAATTCGACAGAACAGAGACAAATTACGGTAACGGATATAGTAGAAGTACTGGAAAGTTTACAGCCCCTTCAACAGGTGTATACGGGTTCTCATGGACTTTTTGCGTTGATTCGCGTACTTCTGACGGAGGTGAGTGGAAATACGGAGAATACGGAACACAACTAATGAAGGGTAGTTCTGTCATTGGCTTATTACATGCTGATACGGAAACAAAAGGCGATGACGCATGCTCAACAGGCTTTGTCATCAAGTACGTATCTAAAGGCACCGAAGTTTATCTCAGGAATATTTATGGCCACACAGGTAAAATCTTAAGCAAAATGAATCAGACCAGAACAACATTCTCAGGATGGAAATTGTATCAGTAA